Genomic DNA from Streptococcus uberis:
AAACATCTATCGATTATGCCCTAAAACACCATCAAGTCAAAGATGACCTAAAAGCTTATATTATCAAATTGGGTAAAGAATTAGAAAAAGCACAAGATACTAAAGAAAGCAAATAAAGCAGTCCAAAAAGGACTGCTTTTTCCATTAAATCATTAAAGACAAGGTGATGAGTACCAGTGCTATCGTAAGGTAGGAAAGTAAAGCTGAAGTTTTTTGTTTTTTCGTGAAAAGCTCTGCATCAACCAAAGTCGGTAGAAAAACAGCTGCCAAAGCTCCTCCTAGAGCCCCACCTAGGTGCCCCACTATACCTACATTGGGCATAAAAAGATTCATCACCAAGTTCAAAATTATCAAAGTCTGATAGGACTTCCCTATGCTTTTCAGATGCTGATTGTGACCAAAATATCCCACCACAACAATAGCTGCAAATAGGCCAAACAATGAGGTTGAGGCCCCCGCAGCAACGACATGAGGAGTGAAAAAGAGAGTCATCACATTGCCCATGATTCCAGATAAAACATAAAGCAACAAGAAAAACCGAGACCCCCAGATGCTTTCTGCTAACTGCCCTACAAAATACAGAGTTAAACTATTTATCAAAAAATGTTCCCATCCAATATGAATAAAAATAGGAGTCACCAATCGCCACAACTGAGAAGGCATACTTTTGACAACCAGACCAAACATGCCGCCAAATTGAAAAACAATTTGAGGACTTTTAGCCAAACTACCATAAAAAACTTGCATGACTATAAATAGCAAGATGGTTACTGATAAGAAAAAGAAAGTAACTGGTTTTTCTTTCAAATGATAAGTCATTGACAAAAGACCTCCTGAACCGCAACATCATGTTCTTCAGGTTGAAATGCCATCTGTTGACAAGCATAAATCGTACTAAACGTTTTTCCACTATAATCCGCTAAATAGCGATCATAATAACCAGCACCATATCCTATCCTAAAACCATCTGGATTAAAAGCTACACCGGGAACATGAATCACATCAATCATTTCCTTTGGAACGGCTACATCACTCCGAGGTTCTAACAAACCAAAGCTTGTTCGGACCAAATCTTTGGGATCATAGTCCACAAAAATCATTTTACCTTTTGGATAGGTTTTAGGCACAAGAATTCTCTTACCATCTTTTTGTGCTTCTTGAATAAGCAAAGCTGTCTTGTATTCATTAGGCATGGCTAAATAAGTCGTAATAACATGCGACTCTTGATAAGCTTTTGACGATAAGACACTTTCTAATAAGAGGAGATCTTTTTGGGACTTCTCTCTTTTATCTAGGCCTCGCATTCTAGCAAGTACCGTCTGACGTAATTCTTTTTTTAACATAACCCCATTTTATCACAATTTCTCATTTTCAAGGAATCCTGAACCTGAAACCGTGTTGCCATTTTCTAAGACAAAAGGTAGAATAGAAAGGAATGACTAGCAAATTCGGAGACAATCATGCAAAATCTTACAAAAGGTAATCCTATTACCGTCATCTTAGCCTTCACTCTTCCACTTTTAATTGGAAGTTTTTTTCAACTCACTTATAATTTCGCAGATAGTATCATTGTTGGTCACACCCTGGGTCAAAATGCTTTTGCCAGTGTGGGGGCCACAGGAAGCTTAATGTTTTTGGTCCTCGGATTCGCCCAGGGACTTACCTCTGGCTTAACCATTGTGACCGCACAACGATTTGGAGCAGATGATCAGAAAGGCGTAAAAGAAAGCTTCGTTCATGGACTCTTTTACTCAGTTCTTGTTAGTTTGGTCTTAACGGTCATTTCACTTATCTTTTTGAAACCCCTTTTGCTGATCATGCAGACCCCAATCAATTTAGTAGCGGATGCCTATGACTTCTTACTGGCTATCTTTGGGGGTATGATTTTCACCATTTTATTCAATTACCTCTCCAGTGCGATTAGAAGTTTAGGGAATTCAAGAACCCCTCTCATCTCACTCATTATCGCCAGTATTTTAAATATTCTACTCGAGTTTCTCTTTATTCTTTATTTTAAAATGGGTGTACTAGGTGCTGGAATTGCTACTATTATTGCGCAAGCTTTCTCCGTACTCTATTTGATCCTTTACATCAACAAAAAGATCCCCCATTTCCGACTAAAGAAAGACGATTTGACTCTAGATAGGGAAAATCTCAGAAATCATGCTCGCCTTGGTTTTCCCATGGCATTTCAGGCTAGTATTATAGCCATTGGAGCCATTACACTGCAGGTAACCATTAATAAGTTGGGGACTGAAGCTATCGCAGCTATTGCTATTGCCAGTAAAACAGACCAACTGGCCATGCTACCGATGTTAAATCTGGGCTTAGCCTTGTCAACCTTTACAGCTCAGAACTATGGCGCTAAAGCTTATAAAAGAATCCTTGAGGGTCTTAAAGATTCACTCATTATCTGTATTATTTGGTCTGTTCTTTTTGCTATTCTGTTAATTTTCCAACACCGCTTTTTCTCTGGCATTTTCATTAGTAAGGCTGATCCAGCTGTTTTCCATTTAGCCTATCTCTATTATCTGATTAATGGCTCTCTTTATTGGATTTTAGCCATCCTATTTATACTAAGAAGTTTCATTCAAGGTCTCGGATACGGTTTTGTTCCTACTTTAGCAGGCATTATGGAATTAGTCATGAGAGCAGGAGTCGCCATTATTGGCCTGTTATACTTTGGTTTTGTTGGTGTGGCTTCAGCTAATCCAGCAGCCTGGATAGGCAGTCTCCTGATTCTCATTCCGTCAAGTTTAATTCTCATCAAAAAATTAAAAAGACAAGACCTAAACGAAAACGAGTTAAGAAATCTTTAAGGTTGATAGCTTATGATAAGACTATCCTAAATAACGGTCTCCCAAACCGTTGGGGAGATAAGTTCCCTCTTATCTCCCTTTTCATAAATCTCCTGAGCATCCTAGCAATAGGATGCTCTTTTGATCGTTAAAAGGAAGAAGCAGTTGCTTCTTCCTTTTTGCTGTTATTATGAATTTACTTTTTCTCCTAAAAATGCCTTTATCTCTGGTAAGGCCTGCTTGATAGCTCCTTCATCTGGGCTCATTTTAGCGTGGTGTAGGGGGTAAGGTGTGTCAACACCCAACCAGAACATAACGCCTTTCACCTTGCTTAATAAGAAGCCAAAATCTTCACCTGTCATGGCTGGCAAGCATTCAATCATATTGATTGTATCACTTTCCTTAAAGAAAGAAATCAATTCATCAGCAAGCTCGGGGTTATTTTCAACAGGAAGGTAACCACCTTGCTTTAAGTGAACATCCACTTCTAATCCAAAGCTTTTTGCAATACCTTCAGCCATCTCAGTCAGACGTTTCTGTGTTAACTGGCTCATGTCATGTGTCAAGGTACGGATAGTCCCATGTAAAAGGGCTTCTTGAGAAATCACATTGTTGGTAGTTCCAGCATGAAGCGATCCGAAAGTGACAACTGCACCTTCAATCGGATCAACATTACGTGAAACAATTGTTTGCACTTGGGTCACAAAATAAGACGCAGCAACTAGGGCATCGTTGGCATGATGAGGGAAAGCAGCATGTCCCCCTTTTCCCTTAAAGCTTACCTTAACCTCACAAGTCCCTGCAAAAAGCGTTGCTCGATTACTAGCTAGCGTCCCAACAGGTAAATCTGGACGAACATGCAAAGCATAGACTTCATCTGGCATCCACTCATCCAAAGCACCAGATTGATACATCAACATCCCACCAGCCTCATTTTCCTCAGCTGGCTGGAAGATAAAGAGCATGTTATGTTTGCTCTGCTTTTCCACCAAAGCCTCTAAAAGACCCAAAGCCATGGTCATATGAATATCGTGTCCACAAGCATGCATCCTCCCTTGGTTCTTACTGGCAAAGGCTAAGCCAGTCTCCTCAGTTATTGGTAAACCATCCATATCTGAGCGCCAAGCAACCGTTTTTTCAGGGGCGTAGCCTTTCAAAAAAACTAAAATACCAGTCTTCCATGTCTTGATCTGGATGAATGGTTTGTCTTGGCAAAGCTGCTCAATAACAGAAAGTAAAAAAGCTTGTGTTTGATATTCTTCCAAGCCGATTTCAGGGATTTGATGCAGTTGACGGCGGATAGCAATTAAATCTAGCATAAGTTAACTCCTTTAAAAGAAAATCCCGTGGAAACCACAGGATTTTTCACCGATTCCTAAACTTTTAAATAAGACGTAGAGCGTCTTCAAGTGCTGTTTTTTGTTGTGTTTGAGAATCAATTTCCTTAATGATTCGAGCAGGGACCCCCGCAACAACAACATTTTCAGGAACATCCTCAGTAACAATAGCTCCAGCCGCAACAACAGAGCCATTGCCAACCTGAACACCTTCAATGACAACAGCATTAGCCCCTACAAGGACATTATCACCAATACGTACAGGCTCTGCTGAAGCTGGTTCAATAACGCCGGCTAAAACTGCTCCAGCTCCGATATGGCTATTTTTACCAACTGTTGCACGTCCACCAAGAATAGCTCCCATATCAATCATCGTACCAGGACCAATTTCAGCTCCAATATTAATAATAGCCCCCATCATAATCACAGCATTATCACCAATAACAACTTGATCACGAATGATAGCTCCAGGTTCAATACGAGCATTAATCCGACGTTTGTCTAATAAGGGAACAGCCGAATTCCGACCATCTTGTTCCACAATAAAGTCAACATTTTCTTTTAAATCAACGAGTAGAGGCTCAATAGCTTTCCAGTCTCCAAAAAGAACATTCCCTAGTTTTAGAACTGATTCAGGTACTGGTGCTGATAACTCCCCTTCAAAAGTCACCTTAACACTGGTTTTTTTCTCTGCATTACCAATAAAGGCAATAATCTCTTGGGCAGTCATTTTCTGTACAGTCATAAGCATCTCCTCAAAATCATTTTTTTTATTATAACAAATTTTCAGAAAATGAGTATTCTTTTAGGCTATATTGACAAAAAAAAGCCCTAACAGGCTTTTTAGTATATGGGGGAGTCTTTTCCTGGTAAATCAAAGGTAGTCTTAACTATATAATGCAATCATACTCCCTTCAGTAATTCGAGGAAGTTCCTGACCTTCAACGTGCAATGTTCCGGGTAAAGATCCCTCAGTTGAGCCATCAAAAGCGATGGTAATGTGACCCAAATTTTTCAAATTTGTTTCTACAACACTACCAATAGAAGTCACTTTATAATCTATTTGATTAATTGACAAGATACTACCTTCATGAATTGCTCCACTTAAACTTTTGTTGTCAATAGTATAACAGAATTCTGCAAGATCAGCTGGAGCACCTTCTCCAAAGAGAATGAGCATATTAGCGTTGTCTATCATACTATCTGCCTCCATACCGACAGCCGTCACTTTCGTTTCAAATATTTTTACCATATTAACTTCCCCTTTTTTTACAAAATTTTCTATTACTATTTTACTGATAAAGTCCAATACTTGCAATCCATGCCACAATAACACGAGGAACACCATTTAAGAAACGTGAGTAAAGAACAGATGGCACCCCAACTTCAACCGTTTCTGAATCTGCCTCAGTCAATCCTAAAGCAACTGGAATGAAATCACAACCATTTTGTGTATTAATGGCAAATAAAGCCGGTAATGCCATTTGAGGTGGAATATTACCTTTACCGATTTCAACTCCTATTAACGTCCCAATAATTTGTGAAATAACAGCACCTGGTCCTAAAAGTGGTGATAAAAATGGTAATGAACAAATAAATCCAATAATAACAAGTCCCCATACATTTCCAGCAAGTGGTACCATCAATTTAGCTAACCAATTTCCGACACCTGAACCTTGAATGATACCAATTAAAAGTGATACAAAGGCCATGAAAGGCAAGATGGTATTAAGCATTGTTTGAATAGCATCACGTGCTGCTTGGTTAAAGGTTGCCACAATTTTACCAGCACCCATACCAATTCGAGCTACAAAACTAGATTCCGCACGTTGCTCTGTTATTTTCTTACTTGTATCATAAGTAGCAGCCTTAGGGCTTTCTTGGTCACTTGCTGCAACACTTGCTGCTTCATCAGTTAATGATATTTGATTGACACCAACAGCTGAGACGTAGATATCCTCGGTAATATACTGTGCCAAAGGTCCACTCTTACCTGTTGCAACAACATTAATGGTAGGGATTCCTTTTTTAGGATAAATCCCACAACGTAGAGTTCCTCCGCAATCAACAATAGCAAGTGCAATTTCATCATCCGGAATAGATGTTTTAAAACCATTAACAGCTTCCATTCCCGTTAGTTCCACAATTTTATCTACTATTTCTGGTTTCTCACCACCACCCGTAATGTAAATAAATTTATGTTTTTCTGGTGTTGGCGTAATGACTAAAGGTCCTCCAAAACCACCACTTCCTTTGACAACTTTAATACTTTGATAAGCCATTTTATAGTCTCCTCATTCCTAATCAAGATTAACTGTTTTACTCAATGTGATGCCTTGTTGTTTAGAAACATATGCAGTCGTAAAATCGGTTACCCATCCACTAACAAAGTTCATAATTAAACCAACAAGTAGATAACGAATAGCCAACTCCATTTGACTCAATCCTAACGTTTTAATACCACTTGCTATCCCTAACCAGACAAACAATTCACCTGGATTAATATGGGGAAAAACACCATTAGATGTGTGGCAAAACTGCATCTGTGAAGCAACATAACTAGGTTTATAATATTCAGGCATAAATCTACCCATACTAATAGCCATTGGGTTACCTAACATAAATGCTGAAATAAATGGTAAAATCATGTAACGACTTACTGGATTTTTAGCAGAAACAGCTGCTAATTTATTCACTCGCTCTTCACCAAGTAAAGCAATAAATGCATTCATGGCAACTAAAAGCATTAGGACAACTGGTACGATTCCTGTCATCCAACTAATAAATGTGTCGCCACCTAATTGAAATAACTTCATAAAACCTTCTGCGAATTTTGTAATGTAATCCATCGTAAACTCCTTTTATTTTTTAAATTGATATTTAAGTCGATTTTTTAAACTTTTTAAGTAAAAGTCTAAATCAAAGGCTGAGCCATATTTTGAAACATCCTGGTAAGAGCCTGCTTCCATTCTTAGAAACAATTCCCGTGCATCCTCAATAGCAATCTGAACCAATTTGTTTTCATTTCTGACCAAGGGATTATAGGTATCAAAATAATGAATATCTTGACCGATAAAATTTGGCATCTGTTTGAAATGAGCTGCAACTGTAACACCTTGCATTTTACGCGCATCTAAAACAAGACCTTCCTTGTCAATAGCAAACATAACAATGGTACCTGATTTAATTTTCCCAGACCGTCTGCCAATAGCAACACGTCCTTTTTTACGGAGCTCAGCATATACCTTATTAAAATGCTTCAATTGTTTCATTCCTAAAATAATCTGTACTACATAGGCAAGGATGACTATAATGCCAAATATAACGATTTTATCCATTAAAATACTCCTTTTTCCGCAATAAATTGATTAAACTCTTCCTGAGACTTAAGCAGTTGCAGTTCATTCCACAAACATTTATCACTAGCTATCCTAAAGATATCATCATAGACTTCTAACAACTCTGTCTCGGTATCTTCTTCAACTGATTTTGGAATAGCTACCATAAAAATGAGGGCAACTTCCTGACTCCCCGCCACAAAGAGTTTCTCCAAAATACCGACCATTAATACCGGATTCTGATCAAGTAGATTGAGGGTGTGGGGAAAGGCAATTTGATTGCCAAATAGGGTGGATTGTTTCTCTTCTCTTTGAAGAATTCTTTCTGGAAAAGCCAGGTCAACTAAACCTTCATCAACTAAAGCAGTTGCCATTTTAATTAAATAGGTTTCATAAGTGGATTCTTCCTCCAAACGAATGAAACGTACTGTATTGCTTTTTTGTCTTCGCTGATGAATATGTTGAACTTTTTGCCATTCATTTTGCAGCCACTGATCGTTAAAAAGATTAGTGATTTGAACCAGTGGAGATTTTAGCTGGCCAAATTTCAAGGGGACTGTTGTAAAAATAGCAAAGTAATTATCATCTTTTTCAGGATTGAACTGCTCCTCAGAAAATTGCGAAATGACAATATCTGGTCCCAGAACCTTAGCTAGGCGCCTACAGATCATATTCGCTGTTCCTCTTCCTGTGGTGCAAACGACTGCTATTTTCTTCATCTTTGTCTGAACAATTTGGTCTTCTTTTTCTCTCATAATGAGTTCAAAGTATAGCGCCAAATAACTGCATTCTGACAGTTCGATTCGAGTAGCAAAGTTTTTTTCTAAGACTTTTCCTGCTACTGTTGCCATTTCAAATGCTAAAGGGTATTTCTGCTTAATTTCCCCATGAAAAAGATCATTAGCTTGAATATGAAAAATGAGACGATTAACTAAAAATTTTAAATGCGTGTGCATTTCAACAAAGAGTTTTTCTTGATCAAAGTTAATCAAAAGGCTATCTTTAACTTCTTCAACCATTTCTTGATATAGGTTCAAGAGTTCTTGACTTACCCCTCCCTCTTGATAAGATAAACTGTCAATGTATTGAGTGTTTAAAGCAAAGGAAATAAAGTCTCTTTCAAATTGACTCAAGGAAATTCGGTAGGCTATTTCCAAATGATAAACCAACTCTTCCATAAATGCGTCTGAATTGACTTCATTACTGTAAAAGGGAATACTTTCTAATAAATGATGATTCGTTTGTATACGCTTGATGCTAATGGCAATACTCTTGGTTAAGAGTTCCTGGATTTTGAGTGGTAGTCGATAGGTTTGATAGAGTTGTTCTAAAAACAGATAACTCTCTTCTTTCAAAGTATCGATTTCAAAATAATTATTGACTTCATGGATAAATAAAAGTCTCAATTGCAATTCATGCCCCAAAAGTTGAACACCTCTATTGGGAATTCCTTTTATAGAGACGTGATAGTTTTCAGCAACTAACTTTGCCGTTCGGAGATCCTTATTAATGGTACTTCGACTAACACCAATTTCCTCTGCAAGGTCGTCAATAAAAGTTGACGAAGATGATTCAAGAAGGCGTTTCAACAAATAGGCAACTCGTTTACTTGCCGAATTAAAATCACTTGTTTTGCGTAAACTACCTGCTAAAATCGTTTCAAGCCTAGCATAGTCATATACTGCTAGCTCTAGTTGATTATTTTTTTGAATGATTTCAACATCGCCATCTAAAACAGCATTTAACTGTTCAATACTTTTGTTCAAAGTTTGTGAACTTATTTTTAAATTCTGTTTTAAGGTGTCAAAAGACATCTGATTTTGAATCACTAAGTTTTCTAAAATATCATACCAACGATTAACTAATGCCACGACTCACCTTTCTAGCTAGTATCTATCCCCTTGTTTTACCACCTGCTACATTGGTTGTAATACCTGTAATATAACTTGAACGGTCTGATATGTAGTAAGCAACAAGATCAGCAACTTCACTCAATTTACCACTACGGCCAAGCGGTGTTGTACTTGTAGAAGAATAACCTGCTCGAATTTCTTCAACTGTTTTTCCTCTAGTATAACCTAATGCCTCTTCATATGCCAATGTTCGTAAACCAGTTGCCTCCATTATTCCAGGAGCGATACCTACCACACGAACGCCATGTTTTCCTAACTCTTTTGACCATGATCTCGTGTAAGAATAAACAGCAGCTTTTGTTGCTGCGTAGGCACTTTGACCTTCAGAGCCTTCTAATCCTGCTTCTGAAGCCATATTAATAATGACACCAGATTTTTTTTCAACTAAGATACGGGCAACAGCTTGACTAACCAAATAAAGACCTTTTTGATTAATACTTGTGATTTTATCAAAAGTTGCATCATCCAACTCGTATTTCCCATGTGGATCTTTAGGATCAACAAGTAATCTTGGAATATTGATTCCAGCATTATTAACGAGGGCATCAACCGTACCAAAATGTTCTATCACTTTTGCCACACCTTCCTCAACTTCTTTACGAGAAGTAACATCAACCTTTACATAAAAAAGATTAGGATGGTCTATTTCATTATCTGTAATGTCAAAGTTAGCAACTTTAACATCAAGCTTTAAAAATTCTTCAACAATTGACTTCCCAATTCCTGAAGAAGCTCCTGTAACAATGACTGTTTTTCCAGCGATATTTAACCAGTCTGTCATAATAGTCTCCTTTTTTTAGATTACGGACTTATTATAAAACGCTTACAACAAAAAATTAAGACAGACTTTTTTAGCAGTTCGATAAATTTCTAACACTAATTTTAAAACTATTTCATTCGCATTTTTGTATAAAACTCCTAAAAAAAGCAATCCTCTAAATCGAGGATTGCTTTTTACCTTATGAAATATGTTACTTTTTTATAAACGTGCGTCTAATTCTGCACCTAATTCTTCAAATCCTGGTTTTCCAAGAAGTGCGAACATGTTTTTCTTATATGCTTCTACACCTGGTTGGTCAAATGGGTTAACACCATTCAAGTAACCAGAGATAGCGATAGCAATTTCAAAGAAGTAGATGGTGTATCCAAGTGTGAACTCATCTTGGCTAGGAATGGTCAAGTAAGTATTTGGTACGCCACCATCTGTGTGGGCAAGAAGAACACCATCTGTAGCTTTTTTGTTAACAAAATCAACATCTTTTCCTTGCAAGTAACCTAAACCATCAAGGTCAGCTTCTTCAGTTGGAATAGTAATGTTTTTACGAGGTTTGTCAACACGGATAACTGTCTCAAAGAGGTTACGGTAACCTTCTTGGATAAATTGTCCTAATGAGTGTAAATCAGTTGAGAAGTTAGCTGAAGTTGGGTAAATGCCTTTTTGATCTTTACCTTCTGATTCGCCAGCTAATTGTTTCCACCATTCGCTGAAGTATTGTAAAGAAGGCTCATAGTTAGCAAATACTTCTGTAATATAACCTTTACGGTAAAGAATATTACGGATGACAGCATATTGGTAAGCTTGGTTTTCAGCAATTTTATCAGAAGAATAGTCTTTACGAGCTGCGTTAGCACCTTCCATCAATTTCGTGATGTCTGCTCCTGAAGCAGCAATTGGAAGAAGTCCAACTGGTGTTAACACTGTAAAACGTCCGCCAACGCTATCTGGAACAACAAAAGTTTCCCAACCGTTTGCATCAGCTTCAACTTTAACAGCTCCTTTTGCTTTATCAGTTGTTGCATAAATACGTTTGTTAGCTTCTTCTTTACCGTATTTTTTAACAAGAAGTTCTTTGAAAACACGGAAAGCAATAGCTGGCTCAGTTGTTGTACCTGATTTCGAAATAACGTTTACAGAGAAATCTTTATCTGCGACATAATCTACTAAATCAGCAAGGTAGTTTGATGAAATAGAGTTTCCAGCGTAAAGAATTTGTGGTGCCTTACGTTCTTCAGCTGTTTGTAGGTTTACAAATGAGTTGTTAAGGAAATCAATAGCAGCACGAGCTCCAAGATAAGAACCACCGATACCAATAACCACTAATACTTCACTGTCAGCTTTGATTTTTTCAGCAGCTTTTAAAATTCGATCAAACTCAGCTTTATCGTAATCTTCTGGTAAGTTTAACCAACCAGTCATTTCAGATCCTGGTCCAGTTCCTTGACGAAGTGCTGCATCTGCTGCAGAGACATGCATTTGCATATAGTCAAGTTCATGTGGTGCTACAAATTGTCCTAACACTTTTGAATAATCAAATGTAATATGTGACATAATATACCCCTTTAAATTTTGCGTTCACTACTATATTAACTCTTTACTATCAAATTTTCAATCTTTTTGAATGTTTTTTCACAATTTTTTCAAATTTTTGTAACGACATATTTTTGAAGAAATAAGTTCCAATTATATTTCAATTAAAGATTATACATTTTAAAAAAAGACTCTATACTCTCTATTTTGGATAAACCGTAATAGAAGATATATAGAGTCTAAGAACTTACTAAGAAGATTTTTTCAAATTATTTGAGAAATTTTTACTTAGTTTTCTTTCTTTTTCAAACCTACGAATCCTAAACCTGCAAGTAACGCACCAAAACCAATTAATAATGAATTTGTATTATCACCATTTCTTGGTAAAATTGGTCGACTTGGTCGTGTCGGCGGTGTTCTTCTTGGTGGTGTTTCACCAGGAGGAGGAGTTACTGGTTTATCAGGAGTTGTTGGTTTTGGTGGGAATACATGAACAGGTTTTGTATCTTTTGTCCATGTTGAGTTTGGACCATGGTTAAAGCTTACTGTTGCAATATTTTCAAATCCATCTTTCAAGTATGGTTTTAAGTCCGTACCTGGTTTGATTGAAGAGTAAATGATTGTCTTAACAGTGTAACCTTTAAGAGCTTCTAGAGTGTCCTTATCAGTAATTTCAACATTTACAAGCTGTCCTTGACTCTTAGCGGTAGATATACCAAGCTCTGCCATCTCACTTGCAGTTAGTTCACCTTGGTTAATCAATTTAGCTAACAAGTTAGCTTTTTCTGCTACTTCCTTAGCTTTTGCATCTGCTTTATCGAATGCCTCTTGTGCTTT
This window encodes:
- a CDS encoding rhomboid family intramembrane serine protease; translation: MTYHLKEKPVTFFFLSVTILLFIVMQVFYGSLAKSPQIVFQFGGMFGLVVKSMPSQLWRLVTPIFIHIGWEHFLINSLTLYFVGQLAESIWGSRFFLLLYVLSGIMGNVMTLFFTPHVVAAGASTSLFGLFAAIVVVGYFGHNQHLKSIGKSYQTLIILNLVMNLFMPNVGIVGHLGGALGGALAAVFLPTLVDAELFTKKQKTSALLSYLTIALVLITLSLMI
- a CDS encoding 5-formyltetrahydrofolate cyclo-ligase, with the protein product MLKKELRQTVLARMRGLDKREKSQKDLLLLESVLSSKAYQESHVITTYLAMPNEYKTALLIQEAQKDGKRILVPKTYPKGKMIFVDYDPKDLVRTSFGLLEPRSDVAVPKEMIDVIHVPGVAFNPDGFRIGYGAGYYDRYLADYSGKTFSTIYACQQMAFQPEEHDVAVQEVFCQ
- a CDS encoding MATE family efflux transporter; its protein translation is MQNLTKGNPITVILAFTLPLLIGSFFQLTYNFADSIIVGHTLGQNAFASVGATGSLMFLVLGFAQGLTSGLTIVTAQRFGADDQKGVKESFVHGLFYSVLVSLVLTVISLIFLKPLLLIMQTPINLVADAYDFLLAIFGGMIFTILFNYLSSAIRSLGNSRTPLISLIIASILNILLEFLFILYFKMGVLGAGIATIIAQAFSVLYLILYINKKIPHFRLKKDDLTLDRENLRNHARLGFPMAFQASIIAIGAITLQVTINKLGTEAIAAIAIASKTDQLAMLPMLNLGLALSTFTAQNYGAKAYKRILEGLKDSLIICIIWSVLFAILLIFQHRFFSGIFISKADPAVFHLAYLYYLINGSLYWILAILFILRSFIQGLGYGFVPTLAGIMELVMRAGVAIIGLLYFGFVGVASANPAAWIGSLLILIPSSLILIKKLKRQDLNENELRNL
- a CDS encoding N-acetyldiaminopimelate deacetylase — encoded protein: MLDLIAIRRQLHQIPEIGLEEYQTQAFLLSVIEQLCQDKPFIQIKTWKTGILVFLKGYAPEKTVAWRSDMDGLPITEETGLAFASKNQGRMHACGHDIHMTMALGLLEALVEKQSKHNMLFIFQPAEENEAGGMLMYQSGALDEWMPDEVYALHVRPDLPVGTLASNRATLFAGTCEVKVSFKGKGGHAAFPHHANDALVAASYFVTQVQTIVSRNVDPIEGAVVTFGSLHAGTTNNVISQEALLHGTIRTLTHDMSQLTQKRLTEMAEGIAKSFGLEVDVHLKQGGYLPVENNPELADELISFFKESDTINMIECLPAMTGEDFGFLLSKVKGVMFWLGVDTPYPLHHAKMSPDEGAIKQALPEIKAFLGEKVNS
- the dapD gene encoding 2,3,4,5-tetrahydropyridine-2,6-dicarboxylate N-acetyltransferase translates to MTVQKMTAQEIIAFIGNAEKKTSVKVTFEGELSAPVPESVLKLGNVLFGDWKAIEPLLVDLKENVDFIVEQDGRNSAVPLLDKRRINARIEPGAIIRDQVVIGDNAVIMMGAIINIGAEIGPGTMIDMGAILGGRATVGKNSHIGAGAVLAGVIEPASAEPVRIGDNVLVGANAVVIEGVQVGNGSVVAAGAIVTEDVPENVVVAGVPARIIKEIDSQTQQKTALEDALRLI
- a CDS encoding PTS glucitol/sorbitol transporter subunit IIA; the encoded protein is MVKIFETKVTAVGMEADSMIDNANMLILFGEGAPADLAEFCYTIDNKSLSGAIHEGSILSINQIDYKVTSIGSVVETNLKNLGHITIAFDGSTEGSLPGTLHVEGQELPRITEGSMIALYS
- the srlE gene encoding PTS glucitol/sorbitol transporter subunit IIB → MAYQSIKVVKGSGGFGGPLVITPTPEKHKFIYITGGGEKPEIVDKIVELTGMEAVNGFKTSIPDDEIALAIVDCGGTLRCGIYPKKGIPTINVVATGKSGPLAQYITEDIYVSAVGVNQISLTDEAASVAASDQESPKAATYDTSKKITEQRAESSFVARIGMGAGKIVATFNQAARDAIQTMLNTILPFMAFVSLLIGIIQGSGVGNWLAKLMVPLAGNVWGLVIIGFICSLPFLSPLLGPGAVISQIIGTLIGVEIGKGNIPPQMALPALFAINTQNGCDFIPVALGLTEADSETVEVGVPSVLYSRFLNGVPRVIVAWIASIGLYQ
- the srlA gene encoding PTS glucitol/sorbitol transporter subunit IIC — its product is MDYITKFAEGFMKLFQLGGDTFISWMTGIVPVVLMLLVAMNAFIALLGEERVNKLAAVSAKNPVSRYMILPFISAFMLGNPMAISMGRFMPEYYKPSYVASQMQFCHTSNGVFPHINPGELFVWLGIASGIKTLGLSQMELAIRYLLVGLIMNFVSGWVTDFTTAYVSKQQGITLSKTVNLD
- a CDS encoding transcriptional regulator GutM, whose translation is MDKIVIFGIIVILAYVVQIILGMKQLKHFNKVYAELRKKGRVAIGRRSGKIKSGTIVMFAIDKEGLVLDARKMQGVTVAAHFKQMPNFIGQDIHYFDTYNPLVRNENKLVQIAIEDARELFLRMEAGSYQDVSKYGSAFDLDFYLKSLKNRLKYQFKK